The Sylvia atricapilla isolate bSylAtr1 chromosome 3, bSylAtr1.pri, whole genome shotgun sequence genome has a window encoding:
- the THBD gene encoding thrombomodulin has product MLSSGSRRPPRPRAMRPLLLLLGTVALVQPRDPSPAGAQCLEHECFAVFWASRPFSGASEGCERGGGHLMTVRSTVAEEAIALLLQNREGRLWLGLSLPPSFPCTDPSRRLRGFRWVTGDRSTDYTNWAPSGQRCGERCVTVSRELRWEERRCEEAADGFLCQYSYGSSCPRLAAPRGVPVTYATPFGAHGAEFLALPPRSVAFIPDLGLTLRCEDGDGPGPRWGRDTPGAWPCELAGGGCAGTCGEKSGRPSCSCPEGSVLGPDGRGCRSPCEGAQCQHHCVVSDSSFVCMCAVGYQLAADGISCEDVDDCASEPGPCEQKCVNTKGGFQCDCHSGYRMVDGHCQRLPPCWETPCQQRCEELPDGYRCGCYPGYAVDPRDATRCHLYCNATECPAVCDAAGACDCPLGFLLDGDELCVDIDECDSGHCEFNCTNTPGGFQCHCPQGFHLHGVDCLPIRDGDGEEEFSGDFEPFPPTPVPSRPPPKAEKLHPGVLVGIAGGALLSCLALLALGFHLARKHCRSHGSMDYKYSGPQEKELGLQPVPSAQKP; this is encoded by the coding sequence ATGCTCAGCTCGGGGAGCCGCCGGCCGCCCCGTCCGCGGGCCATGCGGCCGCTGCTGTTGCTGCTCGGGACGGTGGCGCTGGTACAGCCGCGGGACCCGTCCCCCGCGGGCGCGCAGTGCCTGGAGCACGAGTGTTTCGCCGTGTTCTGGGCGTCCCGGCCCTTCTCCGGCGCCAGCGAGGGCTGCGAGCGGGGCGGGGGGCACCTCATGACCGTGCGCTCCACCGTGGCCGAGGAGGCGATCgcgctgctgctgcagaaccGCGAGGGGCGGCTCTGGCTCGGGCTCTCGCTGCCgccctccttcccctgcaccGACCCCAGCCGGCGGCTCCGCGGCTTCCGCTGGGTCACCGGCGACCGCAGCACCGATTACACCAACTGGGCGCCGTCGGGGCAGCGCTGCGGCGAGCGCTGCGTGACCGTGTCCCGGGAGCTGCGCTGGGAGGAGCGGCGCTGCGAGGAGGCGGCCGACGGCTTCCTCTGCCAGTACAGCTACGGCAGCAGCTGTCCCCGCCTGGCCGCCCCTCGCGGCGTCCCCGTCACCTACGCCACCCCCTTCGGCGCCCACGGAGCGGAGTTCCTGGCGCTGCCTCCTCGCAGCGTGGCGTTCATCCCTGACCTCGGGCTGACCCTGCGCTGCGAGGATGGGGACGGCCCGGGGCCGCGCTGGGGCCGCGACACCCCGGGAGCGTGGCCCTGCGAGCTGGCGGGCGGTGGCTGCGCGGGGACTTGCGGGGAGAAGAGCGGGCGGCCGTCCTGCTCTTGCCCCGAGGGCTCCGTGCTGGGCCCGGACGGGCGCGGCTGCCGCTCGCCCTGCGAGGGGGCACAGTGCCAGCATCACTGCGTGGTCTCCGACAGCTCCTTCGTGTGCATGTGCGCCGTCGGGTACCAGCTGGCGGCCGACGGCATCAGCTGCGAGGACGTCGACGACTGCGCCAGCGAGCCCGGCCCGTGCGAGCAGAAGTGCGTGAATACCAAGGGTGGCTTCCAGTGCGACTGTCACAGCGGCTACAGAATGGTGGACGGGCACTGCCAGCGCCTGCCGCCCTGCTGGGAGACGCCGTGCCAACAGCGCTGCGAGGAGCTGCCCGACGGCTACCGCTGCGGCTGCTACCCCGGCTACGCCGTGGACCCGCGGGATGCCACCCGCTGCCACCTGTACTGCAACGCCACCGAGTGCCCGGCCGTGTGCGACGCCGCCGGGGCCTGCGACTGTCCCCTTGGCTTCCTGCTGGACGGCGACGAGCTGTGCGTGGACATAGATGAGTGCGACAGCGGTCACTGCGAGTTCAACTGCACCAACACCCCCGGCGGCTTCcagtgccactgtccccagggtTTCCACCTCCACGGCGTCGACTGCCTCCCCATCCGGGACGGGGATGGCGAAGAAGAGTTCTCGGGGGATTTCGAGCCCTTCCCGCCCACGCCCGTCCCCAGCCGGCCCCCGCCGAAAGCGGAGAAGCTGCACCCCGGGGTGCTGGTGGGCATCGCTGGCGGTGCCCTCCTGagctgcctggccctgctggctctgggatTCCACCTGGCCAGGAAGCACTGCCGCTCCCACGGCTCCATGGATTACAAGTACAGCGGCCcccaggagaaggagctgggacTCCAGCCCGTTCCCTCGGCACAGAAGCCGTAG
- the LOC136358521 gene encoding olfactory receptor 14C36-like: MSNSSTISHFFLLALADTRQLQLLHFCLFLGISLAALLGNGLIIAAVACGHHLHSPMFFFLLNLALSDLGSICTTVPKAMDNSLWDTRTISYEGCATQLFMLVFFISSEFSLLTIMCYDLYVSICKPLHYGTLLGSRACAHMAAAAWASAFLNALLHTANTFSLPLCQGNALGQFFCEIPQILKLSCSHAKLREFGIIVVGAFLAFGCFVFIVFSYVQIFRAVLRIPSEQGRHKAFSTCLPHLAVVSLFVSTAMFAYLKPPSISSPSLDLALSVLYSVVPPALNPLLYSLRNQELKAAVWTLMIGWFQKH; the protein is encoded by the coding sequence ATGTCCAACAGCAGCACCATCAGCCACTTCTTCCTGCTGGCATTGGCAGACACgcggcagctgcagctcctgcacttctgcctcttcctgggcatctccctggctgccctcctgggcaatGGCCTCATCATCGCTGCCGTTGCCTGCggccaccacctgcacagccccatgttcttcttcctgctcaacctggccctcagcgacctgggctccatctgcaccactgtccccaaagccatggacaattccctctgggacaccaggacCATCTCCTATGAAGGATGTGCTACTCAGCTATTTATGCTTGTATTTTTCATCTCATCAGAGTTTTCCCTCCTGACCATCATGTGCTACGATCTCTACGTGTCCATCTGCAAACCCCTGCACTACgggaccctcctgggcagcagagcttgtgcccacatggcagcagctgcctgggccagtgccTTTCTCAATGCTCTACTGCACACAGCCAATAcattttccctgcccctgtgccagggaaatGCCCTGGGccagttcttctgtgaaattCCCCAGATCCTCAAGCTCTCCTGCTCACATGCCAAACTCAGGGAATTTGGGATTATTGTGGTTGGTGCTTTTTTAGCTTTTGGctgttttgtgttcattgttttctcctatgTGCAGATTTTCAGGGCCGTGCTGAGgatcccctctgagcagggacggcacaaagccttttccacctgcctccctcacctggcCGTGGTCTCCCTGTTTGTCAGCACTGCCATGTTTGCCTACCTGAAGCCCCCGTCCatctcttccccatccctggatctggccctgtcagttctgtactcggtggtgcctccagccctgaaTCCCCTCCTCTACAGCCTGAGGAACCAGGAGCTCAAGGCTGCAGTGTGGACGCTGATGATTGGATGGTTTCAGAAACATTAA
- the CD93 gene encoding complement component C1q receptor: MATLRPLLLLLLLARGCGGEDAEVLCADSACYTLHRTESSWKSAQERCWKNGGNLAAVGSASEAARLRELLATARWTEPAWLGLALPKGQCVQPQEPLRGFSWVAGGEPGNFSDWTSEPAVTCLSARCVALRPPGPHGPGGWLDRTCRSPLPAFLCKFSFQGMCGLLPLAGRGTVAYQTPFGVRSAHLAAAPLGTLAEVECDSGRHSPLAVCKVPLAGGGFAWHPPGPLCPVTCGHRNGGCQQRCLDGPGQSPRCACHPGYVLAADMASCLPEDSCHPNPCQGSCRTLPGGFECGCEPGYALAADGRGCSDVDECESGPCQHQCRNIPGGFQCHCRPGYRPAGPAGRRCEDVDECAHPHSCPQLCINIPGSFRCACRPGFQRQPGGDSCLDVDECLRDPCPGACRNFLGGYECLCPPGFLWDGDGHGCSPREAIPNAIPESSSSIPQISSSIPQSSGITPQSSGITPQSSGIIPQSSSSIPQSSSSIPQLQSVPQTSGIPRTTRIPWTTSIPRTLGMPTAGLGAGSDEHSADGPRLLLYYIVGSLVAILLLLAFALALVACRKRAAKKEKPPAKTAADNYCWVPEQPEGRGERR, encoded by the coding sequence ATGGCCACGCTCCGGccgctcctgctgctgctgctgctggcccgGGGATGCGGAGGGGAGGATGCGGAGGTGCTGTGCGCCGACAGCGCCTGCTACACCCTGCACCGGactgagagcagctggaaaagcgCCCAGGAGCGCTGCTGGAAAAACGGCGGCAACCTGGCGGCGGTGGGCAGCGCCAGCGAGGCCGCACGGCTGCGGGAGCTGCTGGCCACCGCCCGCTGGACCGAGCCggcctggctggggctggccctgcccaaGGGCCAGTGCGTGCAGCCGCAGGAGCCGCTGCGAGGCTTCTCCTGGGTGGCCGGAGGGGAGCCGGGCAACTTCTCGGACTGGACATCCGAGCCGGCCGTCACCTGCCTGAGCGCCCGCTGCGTCGCCCTGAGGCCACCCGGCCCGCACGGCCCCGGCGGCTGGCTGGACCGGACCTGCCGCAGCCCGCTGCCGGCTTTCCTCTGCAAGTTCAGCTTCCAGGGAATGTGCGGGCTCCTGCCGCTGGCCGGCCGCGGCACGGTCGCCTACCAAACCCCGTTCGGGGTGCGCAGCGCCCACCTGGCCGCCGCTCCCCTCGGGACGCTGGCCGAGGTGGAGTGCGACAGCGGCCGGCACTCGCCGCTCGCCGTCTGCAAAGTGCCGCTGGCCGGGGGCGGCTTCGCCTGGCACCCGCCGGGTCCCCTGTGCCCGGTCACCTGCGGCCACCGCAACGGCGGCTGCCAGCAGCGCTGCCTGGACGGGCCCGGCCAGTCCCCGCGCTGCGCCTGCCACCCCGGCTACGTGCTGGCCGCCGACATGGCTTCCTGCCTTCCCGAGGATTCCTGCCATCCCAATCCCTGCCAGGGGTCCTGCCGGACGCTGCCCGGGGGCTTCGAGTGCGGCTGCGAGCCTGGGTACGCCCTGGCAGCCGACGGCCGCGGATGCTCGGATGTGGACGAGTGCGAGTCGGGGCCGTGCCAGCACCAGTGCCGCAACATTCCCGGCGGCTTCCAGTGCCACTGCCGGCCCGGCTACCGCCCCGCGGGGCCCGCTGGCCGCCGCTGCGAGGACGTGGACGAGTGTGCCCATCCCCACTCGTGCCCGCAGCTCTGCATCAACATTCCCGGCTCCTTTCGCTGCGCCTGCCGGCCCGGCTTCCAGCGGCAGCCGGGAGGAGATTCCTGCCTGGATGTGGACGAATGCCTGCGGGATCCGTGTCCCGGCGCCTGCCGCAACTTCCTCGGTGGCTACGAGTGCCTGTGCCCACCGGGCTTCCTCTGGGACGGGGATGGGCatggctgcagccccagagaGGCGATCCCGAACGCTATCCCAgaaagctccagcagcatcccacagatctccagcagcatcccacagaGCTCCGGCATCACCCCACAGAGCTCCGGCATCACCCCACAGAGCTCCGGCATCATCCCAcaaagctccagcagcatcccacaaagctccagcagcatcccacagctccagagcgTCCCCCAGACCTCCGGCATCCCACGCACCACGCGCATCCCATGGACCACGAGCATCCCGCGCACTCTGGGGATGCCCACCGCGGGACTGGGAGCCGGCTCGGACGAGCACAGCGCCGACGGCCCGCGGCTGTTGCTCTATTACATCGTGGGCAGCCTGGTGgccatcctgctcctgctggcgTTCGCCCTGGCGCTCGTGGCTTGCAGGAAAAGGGCGGCCAAGAAGGAGAAGCCGCCGGCCAAAACCGCGGCCGATAATTATTGCTGGGTGCCCGAGCAGCCCGAGGGCCGCGGGGAGCGCAGGTAG